From a single Cytophagales bacterium WSM2-2 genomic region:
- the mutS gene encoding DNA mismatch repair protein MutS — protein MASETPLQKQFNAIKAKYPGALLLFRVGDFYETFGEDAITASKILDIVLTKRGNGSASETALAGFPHHALDTYLPKLVRAGNRVAICDQLEDPRFVKGIVKRGVTELVTPGLSFNDHVLDRKQNNFLASIHIGKTNWGISFLDISTGEFYAAQGNENYVLKLVQGFSPSEIIFSKQSREKFENLFSADHATYALDEWIYQFDYGNDKLINQFKTSSLKGFGVDGMNEAIIAAGAILHYLEGTEHKDTSHIASISRIDEEKYVWLDKFTIRNLEIVYAQQDGGVPLIEILDRTITPMGSRLLRQWMILPLRDKNAIDERLDSVDFFYKNFEAGEAIAEQLRQVADLERLISKVAVGRINPRELLQLKRSLKCVAPVKQLLGKLQSIHLKKMADQLHECEFLLEKIEKELREDVSIASNQGGIIKEGIDPELDELQKIAFSGKDYLLQIQKREVERTGINSLKISYNKVFGYYLEVSNANKDKVPTDWIRKQTLVNAERFITEELKVYEEKILHAEEKLVVIEQRIFNELVRQASEYIPQIQQNARTIAMLDCLLSFATIAQANRYARPEVNDSTQIEIKDGRHPVIEKQLAVGESYVPNDILLNNDSQQILIITGPNMAGKSALLRQTALIVLMAQMGSFVPATAASLGIVDKVFTRVGASDNLAKGESTFMVEMTETASILNNLSNRSLILMDEIGRGTSTYDGVSIAWSIVEFLHNHKDFRAKTLFATHYHELNQLAEDLVRVKNFNVSVKEAGDKIIFMRKLKEGGSEHSFGIHVAQLAGMPNKIVLRANEILHFLEKEKHKNEPENKFDALPKATSQMTLFEADPKAKAVNEMLSKIDINTISPVEALLKLNEILGIYKK, from the coding sequence ATGGCCTCCGAAACACCTCTGCAAAAACAGTTCAACGCAATCAAAGCGAAGTACCCTGGTGCGTTATTGCTTTTCCGTGTGGGCGACTTTTACGAGACTTTCGGGGAAGACGCTATCACCGCCAGCAAAATCCTGGACATCGTTCTCACCAAGCGTGGCAACGGCTCGGCTTCAGAAACAGCCCTGGCGGGTTTTCCGCACCATGCACTCGATACTTACCTGCCTAAACTGGTCCGTGCGGGCAATCGTGTAGCCATCTGTGACCAACTGGAGGATCCGCGCTTCGTGAAAGGAATTGTGAAGCGAGGGGTGACTGAGTTGGTAACACCTGGACTTTCTTTTAATGACCATGTACTCGACCGGAAGCAGAATAACTTCCTCGCCTCTATTCATATTGGAAAAACCAATTGGGGGATTTCATTTCTTGATATTTCTACCGGAGAATTTTATGCCGCACAAGGCAATGAAAATTATGTGTTGAAATTAGTGCAGGGTTTCTCACCCAGTGAAATCATTTTTAGCAAGCAATCGAGAGAGAAGTTTGAAAATCTATTCAGCGCTGATCACGCCACGTATGCCCTGGATGAATGGATCTATCAATTTGACTACGGCAACGACAAATTGATCAATCAATTTAAGACCTCTTCACTGAAAGGTTTTGGCGTTGATGGAATGAATGAAGCGATCATCGCTGCGGGCGCTATCCTTCATTACCTCGAAGGCACAGAACACAAAGACACATCGCACATTGCTTCGATTTCCCGAATAGATGAAGAAAAGTATGTCTGGCTAGACAAGTTTACTATCCGCAACCTGGAAATCGTTTATGCACAGCAGGATGGTGGAGTCCCGCTGATCGAAATCCTCGACCGTACCATCACGCCCATGGGCTCACGCCTGCTGCGACAATGGATGATCCTCCCTTTGCGGGATAAAAATGCGATAGACGAACGACTGGACTCCGTTGACTTCTTTTACAAAAACTTCGAAGCGGGTGAAGCTATTGCAGAGCAACTCCGTCAGGTGGCAGACCTGGAGCGCTTGATTTCAAAAGTTGCTGTCGGGCGAATCAATCCGCGCGAACTTCTTCAACTAAAGCGTTCGCTGAAATGTGTCGCACCGGTAAAGCAGTTGCTGGGGAAGTTGCAATCCATCCATTTGAAGAAAATGGCCGACCAGCTTCATGAATGTGAATTCCTTCTCGAGAAAATTGAGAAAGAACTTCGCGAAGATGTTTCTATAGCCAGCAACCAGGGTGGAATCATCAAGGAAGGAATTGATCCGGAGTTGGATGAGTTGCAAAAAATTGCTTTTTCAGGAAAAGATTACTTGCTGCAAATTCAAAAGCGTGAAGTCGAGCGGACAGGGATCAACTCACTTAAAATTTCTTACAACAAAGTTTTTGGCTATTACCTCGAAGTGAGCAACGCCAATAAAGACAAAGTTCCGACAGATTGGATTCGCAAGCAGACTCTTGTTAATGCCGAAAGGTTTATAACTGAAGAATTGAAAGTTTACGAGGAAAAAATTCTTCATGCAGAGGAAAAACTGGTAGTCATTGAGCAACGGATTTTCAATGAACTCGTGCGGCAGGCCTCAGAATACATTCCGCAGATTCAGCAAAATGCACGAACCATTGCGATGCTGGATTGTTTGTTGTCTTTTGCAACAATCGCCCAGGCCAATCGTTATGCCCGGCCAGAAGTAAACGACTCAACTCAAATTGAAATTAAAGATGGCCGTCACCCCGTCATCGAAAAACAATTAGCAGTTGGTGAGAGCTATGTGCCCAACGATATTTTACTCAACAACGATTCTCAACAGATTCTCATCATCACCGGTCCCAACATGGCTGGTAAATCAGCGTTGCTCCGGCAAACTGCGCTGATCGTGCTCATGGCACAAATGGGAAGTTTCGTACCGGCAACCGCAGCATCTTTAGGCATCGTTGATAAGGTTTTTACCCGGGTTGGCGCTTCTGACAATCTTGCCAAAGGTGAATCCACATTTATGGTGGAGATGACGGAGACTGCGAGTATCCTTAACAACCTGAGCAACCGGAGCTTGATTTTGATGGATGAGATCGGTCGCGGTACCAGCACATACGATGGAGTGTCAATCGCGTGGAGCATTGTAGAGTTTCTGCACAACCACAAAGACTTCAGGGCTAAGACGCTCTTTGCTACGCATTACCATGAACTCAACCAGCTGGCTGAGGATTTGGTGAGAGTAAAAAATTTCAACGTCAGCGTGAAAGAAGCAGGAGACAAGATCATCTTCATGCGAAAACTCAAGGAAGGTGGAAGTGAGCACAGCTTCGGTATACATGTAGCTCAATTAGCGGGAATGCCCAACAAAATTGTACTGCGGGCGAATGAAATCTTACATTTCCTTGAAAAGGAAAAACATAAGAACGAACCGGAGAATAAATTTGATGCCTTACCTAAGGCAACTTCTCAAATGACTTTGTTTGAGGCCGATCCGAAGGCAAAAGCCGTAAATGAGATGCTGAGTAAAATAGATATCAATACCATCAGCCCTGTCGAGGCTTTGTTAAAACTGAATGAAATTTTAGGCATTTATAAGAAATAG
- a CDS encoding oxidoreductase, which yields MKTIRWGILGCGRIARKFATDIRFVKNAELVAVAAREQASAEKFAKEFPAKHVHGNYQSLVENPEIDAVYIATPHSHHHEHTLLCLNHKKAVLCEKAFAINARQAREMIDLARKQQVFLMEAFWTKFLPHYIEMKKMIADGKIGKVQSVIANFGFIPPNPPSPRLYDPKLGGGSLLDIGVYTVFLALDILGKPDEIEATMTPSPQGTDNQCAINFYYKNGTLAQLFCTFNSNLATSADISGDKGRIHLTNRFLGPTTEMEFYPGTMDTRQPVHFEKGKGGGFEYEIQHATDCLLKNHKESPVLSLDDSLLLMETLDRIRAKAGIHYPPDDH from the coding sequence ATGAAAACCATTCGTTGGGGCATCCTTGGTTGTGGCAGGATCGCCCGCAAGTTTGCCACCGACATTCGATTCGTTAAAAATGCAGAGCTGGTTGCTGTTGCCGCTCGTGAACAAGCGTCTGCAGAAAAATTCGCCAAAGAATTTCCAGCAAAGCACGTGCACGGAAACTATCAAAGTCTTGTTGAAAATCCTGAGATTGATGCCGTCTACATTGCAACTCCTCATTCTCATCATCATGAGCATACGTTGCTTTGTTTGAATCACAAAAAAGCAGTGCTCTGCGAAAAAGCTTTCGCAATCAACGCCCGGCAAGCCAGGGAAATGATCGACCTCGCCCGAAAACAACAGGTGTTTCTCATGGAGGCTTTTTGGACAAAGTTTCTGCCGCACTACATCGAGATGAAAAAGATGATTGCTGATGGAAAAATCGGGAAGGTGCAAAGTGTCATTGCCAACTTCGGATTCATTCCTCCCAATCCTCCCTCTCCAAGGCTTTATGATCCAAAGCTTGGAGGCGGTTCGCTTCTTGACATCGGTGTCTACACGGTCTTCCTGGCGCTGGATATTTTAGGTAAGCCTGATGAGATTGAAGCAACGATGACTCCCTCCCCTCAGGGCACCGACAATCAGTGTGCAATAAATTTTTATTACAAGAACGGAACACTCGCGCAGCTCTTCTGCACATTCAATTCCAACCTTGCGACAAGCGCTGACATCTCAGGTGACAAAGGAAGGATTCATCTGACCAATCGTTTCCTCGGACCAACTACGGAGATGGAATTCTATCCTGGCACGATGGACACTCGTCAACCAGTTCACTTTGAAAAAGGCAAAGGCGGTGGATTCGAATATGAGATCCAACATGCGACAGATTGTTTGTTAAAAAATCATAAAGAAAGTCCTGTGCTTAGCCTTGATGACTCACTTTTATTGATGGAAACACTGGACCGGATTCGCGCTAAAGCCGGAATTCATTATCCGCCTGACGATCATTAG
- a CDS encoding TIGR00159 family protein, which yields MIFAFHIGFLEVTWIDLVDIGLVAILLYQIYKLIRGSIAVNIFIGILALYLVYLIVRAAQMELLAKILGQFMGVGVLAMIILFQPEIRKFLLLIGRSAEINRESFFKSLHKWRYGYDDDIDTHQIIEAVKSLKATRTGALIVFSRDMELKSYCDTGEILDADINKRLLLSIFNKHSPLHDGAVIIHKGRIMAAKCVLPVSENDHLPPQFGLRHRSAIGMGEVTDTLIMAISEETGRLILSRNGKFIRGLKLKQVEQKIQEYLHNNEPRNWEEVPVEPETQESEEVKN from the coding sequence ATGATTTTTGCCTTCCATATCGGGTTTTTGGAAGTCACCTGGATTGATCTCGTTGATATAGGCCTGGTGGCCATTTTACTTTACCAGATTTACAAACTCATTCGAGGAAGTATTGCTGTCAATATTTTTATTGGAATCCTGGCGCTCTACCTCGTCTATCTCATTGTGCGCGCAGCACAGATGGAGCTACTCGCCAAAATTCTCGGACAGTTCATGGGAGTTGGTGTGCTGGCGATGATCATTTTATTCCAACCGGAAATCAGGAAGTTTTTATTATTGATCGGTCGAAGTGCAGAAATCAATCGCGAGAGTTTTTTCAAGTCATTGCACAAATGGCGTTATGGATATGACGATGATATCGATACACACCAGATCATAGAGGCTGTCAAATCACTGAAAGCAACCCGTACAGGAGCACTCATTGTTTTTTCCCGCGACATGGAACTGAAATCATATTGCGATACAGGAGAAATACTGGATGCAGATATCAACAAGCGATTACTTCTTTCGATTTTCAATAAGCACAGCCCTCTTCACGATGGTGCCGTGATTATTCATAAGGGAAGAATAATGGCTGCCAAATGCGTGTTGCCAGTGAGTGAGAATGATCATTTGCCTCCACAGTTTGGATTGCGTCACAGGTCGGCCATTGGCATGGGTGAAGTCACGGACACTTTGATAATGGCTATTTCAGAAGAGACAGGCCGCTTGATTTTATCGCGCAATGGGAAATTCATTCGTGGCCTGAAACTCAAACAAGTCGAGCAAAAAATTCAGGAGTACTTACATAACAATGAACCTCGTAATTGGGAAGAAGTACCTGTTGAACCTGAGACCCAGGAATCCGAAGAAGTTAAAAACTAG